A stretch of DNA from Hydrogenophaga sp. SL48:
ATGTGTCGAACGACTTCTTTCAGCAGGTGCTCCAGTCCGGTCTGGACAAGACCTTCGTGGTCGAGCGCAAGCCCAACCCGCTGAACCCGCTCACGGCGGCCGAGATCCAGGCCACGCTGGAGGTGCTGAAGGCCTCGGGCCAGTTCAAGCCCGGCCACCGCTTCACCGAGATCGTGCTCAAGGCGCCGCCGAAAGACCAGGTGTGGGCGCACGCGCTGGAGGGCAAGCCGGTGCAGGCGCCGCGCCAGGCGGCGTTCGTCATCCTCGACGGCCGAAAGCTGATCGAAGGCACGGTGGACCTGGCCACAAAGAAGCTCACGCAGTGGCAGTCGGTGGAGGGCGCACACGGCATGGTGCTGATCGACGATTTCGCCGGAGTGCAGGCGGCCATCGAGGGCAGCCCGGAGTACGCGAAGGCGCTGGCGCTGCGCGGCATCAACGACGTGAAGAAGGTGGTGGCCACGCCGCTGACCGTGGGCTACTTCGACGGCAAGGACGGGCTGAAACAGGAAGAGCGCCTGCTCAAGGTGGTGAGCTACCTCGACGTGGGCGACAACAACTACTGGGCGCACCCGATCGAGAACCTGGTGGCCGTGGTGGACCTGGAGCAGAAGAAGGTCATCAAGATCGAGGACGCGGGCGTGATCCCCGTGCCCATGAAGCCCACGCCCTACGACGGCAGCGCCGGCCCGCGCAGCCTGCCGCACAAGCCGCTGCACATCACCGAGCCCGAAGGCAAGAACTACACCATCAGCGGCAACACGCTGAACTGGCGCAACTGGGACTTCCACATCGGCCTGAACTCGCGCACCGGGCTTTCGCTCTCGACCGTGACCTACAACGACAAGGGCACCAAGCGCAAGGTGATGTACGAGGGCACGCTGGGCGGCATGATCGTGCCCTACGGCGACCCCGACGTGGGCTGGTACTTCAAGGCCTACCTGGATTCGGGCGAATACGGCATGGGCACGCTCACCTCGCCCATCGAGCCGGGCAAGGACGCACCGATGAACGCGGTGTACCTGGACGCGACCATCGCCGACTCCAGCGGCGCGCCGATGGTGATCCCCAACGCGATCGCGGTGTTCGAGCGCTACGCCGGCCCCGAGTACAAGCACCAGGAAATGGGCAAGCCCAACATCAGCGCCGAGCGCCGCGAGCTGGTGGTGCGCTGGATCAGCACCGTGGGCAACTACGACTACATGTTTGACTGGGTGTTCGCCGAAAACGGCACCATCGGCATCAACGCGGGCGCCACCGGCATCGAGGCGGTCAAGGGCGTGAAGGCGCGCACCATGAGCGACGCGAGCGCCGCCGCCGACACGACATACGGCACGCTGATCGACCACAACATCGTGGGCACCACGCACCAGCACATCTACAACTTCCGCCTCGACCTGGACGTGGACGGCGAGGCCAACTCGCTGACCGAGATGGACCCGGTGGTGCTGCCCAACACGGCCGGCGGCCCGCGCACCAGCACCATGCAGACGACGATGCGCACGGTGGCCACCGAAAAGCAGGCGGCTCAGAAATTCGACCCGGCCACGATCCGGCTGCTGAGCAACGGGAGCAAGACCAACAAGGTGGGCAACCCGGTGTCGTACCAGCTGATCCCCTACGCGGGCGGCACGCACCCGGTGGCCAAGGGCGCCAACTTCGGCAAGGACGAGTGGATCTACAACCGCCTGAACTTCATGGACAAGCAGATCTGGGTCACGCGCTACCAGGTGGGTGAACAGTTCCCCGAGGGCCGTTTCCCCAACCGCTCCAGCAAGGACACGGGCCTGGGCCAGTTCAGCGCCGACGACCAACCCATCGTGAACACCGACAACGTGGTCTGGCTGACCACGGGCACCACGCACGTGGCGCGCGCCGAAGAGTGGCCGATCATGCCGACCGAGTGGGTCAACGTGCTGCTCAAGCCCTGGAACTTCTTCAACGAGACGCCGACGCTGGGCCTGGTGCAGCCGGCCAAGTCCGCGAAGTAAACCGCCTTTCGCAGAAACCACCCGACAGGCCCTTCACGGGCCTGTCGGCGTTGGTGGGCGCGCTGCAGCATTTGGACACCTTTGGACACCGTGCGTTGACACCGCCCCCCTACATTGCGCTCCACACAAGAAGGAGTGTTCACATGGACAAGTCAATGATGAAGGGCATCGCCGTCGGCGGATTGGCCATGGTCGTGCTCGGCGCCAGCGGCGTCACCGGTTACCAGGCGCTGACGAAACCGAAGTTCGCCGACGTGGTCGCGGTGAAGGCCGTGCGCGACACCGTGGTGACGCCCCAGGAGCGCTGCGGCTACGTGCAGACGCAGCGGCAGGCGCCCGTGAAAGACCAGCAACGCATCGCCGGCACGGTGATCGGTGGTGTGGCGGGTGGCCTGCTGGGCAGCCAGATCGGCGGCGGCAACGGCAAGAAGGTGGCCACCGTGGCCGGGGCGGTGGCCGGGGGCTACGCGGGTAACCAGGTGCAAAAAAACCTGCAGGAGAAAGACGTGGTCACGACCAGCGAGCGCCGCTGCAGGACCGTGAACCTCAAGTCGCAGAAGCTGGTGGGCTACGACGTGACCTACCGGCTCGATGGGCGGGACGGCACGGTGCGCACGTCCTTCAAACCCGGCAACACGCTGCCGGTGAAGGACGGCCAGGTGGTGACCACGCCACCGACCGATCTGCGCTCGTGAGCCCGGGCGGTCAGTGCCCGCCGCTGTGCCGGTGCCGGCGCAGCGTGTGCGAAGGGCACTCGCCGAACAGGGCCTGGTAGTCGCCCGCGAAGTGGCCGAAGTGCCAGAAACCGAACTCGGTGGCGGCGTCGGTGACGGAGGCCGCGCTTTTGAGGCGGCGGCGCACGGCGTTGAGCCGCAGCGTCGTGAGCCAGGCCAGCGGGCCCATGCCCCAGCAGACCTGAAACGCGCTCTGCAGCGTGCGCCGGCTCACGCCCAGCACCTCGCACAGCTCGCCCACCGAGGGCGGGTCGCCCAGCCGGCTGGCCACGTATTCGGTGGCGCGCACCACGAGCGCGCTCTGCCCGCTGGTGGCGCGCGCGTGGCGCTCGGCGGTGGCGGCCTCGCGCGGCGCCATGGCGAGCGCGATGCGGTCGAGCAGCTGGGTGCGCACCTGTTTGCGCAGCGGCGCGTGGCCCTCGCCCTGGCTCTCGGCCACCGGGCCGGCGCTCTGGAACAGGTCCACCAGAAAGCCGCGCAGCTCGCCGAGCACGGCGGGGTCGGCGTGGTGCAGGCCGGCGGTGGCGTGTTCGCCCGCCGCCGGGGCCACGTGGGCCTCGTACAGCGGGCGGTCCATCTCGATGCCGATCATCACGTGGCGCTGCGGTGAGCGGAACTCGAAGCCGCTGCCGCCCGAGAACACGTGCAGCGTGTCGCTGCTGGCGGCGAGACCGCAGAAGCGCGCGTCGCCCTCCACCGCGAGCGGCACGCCGATGGCAAACACGTCGGGCCTCACCCAGCCGGTCTGGTGCACCGACTGGTGCAGGTCTTCGATGAACAGGCCCACGCCGTCGAGCTGCAGGCGCTGCACGGTGCCATCGAAGCGGCCGCGCGAGAGCTGCAGGTAACGCTGGTGCCAGCCGGTGAGCGCGGCGGCCTGTTCGTCGATGTCGCCGTAGCGCGAGTGGGTGACACCGCCCAGCGCCGCCCCAGGCCGCGGCGCGCGCTGCACTGGAATGGGGGGCATGGCCGGGGTCATGGGCTCGAAAAGCAATCGCTGTGCCACAGGGTTGCGGTGGCCCGCATGCTGGAACTCCGCGGCGGCCGCGTCAATGGCCGGCGGTCGGTTCGCGCGGCGGGGGCGCTTGCCAAAACGGGATAGCACGGGGGTTGGATCGGTGCTGGAATGCGCCCGTACCCACCGGCCAACCCGGGCCGTTCGTGGGCCAACCCTCAGGAGAATGCTGTGTCCAGTGAACCTCTAGCGCACCACGACGAAGACCTGAAAGTGCTGCACAGCATGGGCTATGCCCAGGAGCTGGCGCGCAACATGAAGGGCTTCCAGAACTTCGCGATTTCGTTTTCCATCATCTGCATCCTCTCCGGCGGCATCAACTCGCTGGGCCAGGGCATCGGCGGCGTGGGCGGCGCGGCCATCGGCATCGGCTGGTTGCTGGGCTGTGGCGTGAGCTTCATCTTCGCGCTGGGCATGGCGCAGATCGGCTCGGCCTACCCGACGGCCGGCGGCCTCTACCACTGGAGCTCCATCCTCGGCGGGCGCGGCTACGGCTGGCTCACCGCCTGGCTCAACCTGCTGGGCCTGGTGACGGTGCTGGGCGCCATCAACGTGGGCACCTACAACTTCTTCATCGGCGCCTTCGGCCCCACGCTGGGGCTGGAAACCAGCTTCGGCCTGCAGGCGGCCTTCGTCATCGGCATCACGGTGGTGCAGTCCATCATCAACCACGTCGGCATCCGCGCCACCGCGCGGCTCACCGACCTCTCGGGTTACCTGATCTTCGCGGTGGCCGTGGGGTTGACGCTGGCGCTGCTGGCCTACGCACCGAGCTGGGACTTCTCGCGCCTGTGGACCTTCAAGAACTACAGCGGCCCGGCGGGCGGCGACGTGTGGCCCGCCACCGACAGCCTGTTGCTGCTGTTCGGCCTGGGCCTGCTCCTGCCGATCTACACCATCACCGGTTTCGACGCCTCGGCCCACACCGCCGAAGAAACCAAGAACGCCTCGCGCGCCGTGCCCAGGGGCATCATCAACTCGGTGATCTATTCGGCGCTGTTCGGCTGGGTCATGCTCAGCGCCTTCGTGCTCGCGATCCCCGACATGGACAAGGCCGCCGCCAGCGGCTGGAGCGTGTTCTTCGTGACGCTGGACCAGGTGTTGCCCGCCACGCTCAAGCAGATTCTGTATGTGCTGATCCTGGTGTGCCAGCTGATCTGCGGCCTGGCCACGGTGACCTCGGCCTCGCGCATGATCTTCGCGTTTGCGCGCGACGGTGGCCTGCCCGCTTCGGGCGCGCTCAAGAAGGTGCACCCCGGCTTCCGCACCCCCGTGGCCGCGATCTGGACCGCCGCCATCATCTCCATCCTGTTCACGCTCTACACCCCGGCCTACGCGACCATCGTCTCGGTCACGGTGATCTTCATCTTCATCTCCTACGGCCTGCCTGTGATCGCCGGCCTGTTCGCCTATGGCAAGAGCTGGACCAAGATGGGCCCGTGGGACATGGGGCCGGCCTACCGCATCGTCGGTGTGCTGGCCATCCTCGCGATCGCGCTGATCTTCTACCTCGGTGTGCAGCCGCCCAACGGAGCGGCGCTTGGCATCACGCTGGCCTTCCTCGCGCTGACCGCCGTGGTGTGGTTCGGTTTCGAGCGCCGCCGCTTCAAGGGCCCACCGGTCGGTGACGAAGTGGTCAAGCGCCAGGCGCAGATCGCCGCCGCCGAAAAGGCGTTGACCGCCGCGTCCTGAGCGGGTTTTGTGGACACAATGGCCGCAACGGACACCACAGGCCGTCGTGGCCCTTGACCCATGAGCTACACCCACACCGTCAACGCCCAGCGCCACACCTTCGTCGACCTGCGCGACCTGATGGCGCGCGCCACACCGATGCGCTCGGGCGACCGGCTGGCGGGCGTGGCGGCGGGCAGTGCGGCCGAGCGCATGGCCGCGCAGATGGCGCTGGCCGAGCTGCCGCTGCGCACGTTCCTGAACGAAGCGGTGGTGCCCTACGAGACCGACGCGGTGACGCGCCTGATCGTGGACACGCACGACGCCGCCGCCTTCGCGCCGGTCGCGCACCTCACGGTGGGCGACTTCCGCAACTGGCTGCTGTCGGACGCGGCGAGCAGCGAGACCCTGGCCGCGCTCGCGCCCGGGCTCACGCCCGAGATGGTGGCCGCCGTCAGCAAGATCTGCCGCCTGCAAGACCTCGCACTGATCGCGCGCAAGTGCCGCGTGGTCACGCGCTTTCGGGACACCATCGGTCTTCAAGGCCGCATGGCCACGCGCCTGCAGCCCAACCACCCGACCGACGCGGCCTCGGGCATCGCGGCCAGCCTGCTGGACGGTCTGCTGCACGGCAGCGGCGACGCGGTGATCGGCATCAACCCCGCGACCGACAACGTGCCGCAGGTGGTGCGCCTGCTGCAGATGCTGGACGGCGTGATCTCGCGCTACGGCATCCCCACGCAAAGCTGCGTGCTCACGCACGTGACGAACACGATCCAGGCCATCGAACGCGGCGCGCCGGTGGACCTGGTGTTCCAGTCCATCGGCGGCACCGAGGGCACGAACAGGAGCTTCGGCATCGACCTCGCGGTGATCGACGAGGCGCGCGAAGCCGCGCTGTCGCTGAAGCGCGGCTCGGTGTTCGAGGATGGGACGCGCGGTGACAACGTGATGTATTTCGAGACCGGCCAGGGCAGCGCGCTCTCGGCCGGCGCCAACGAAGGTTGCGACCAGCAGACCATCGAGGCGCGGGCCTACGCGGTGGCGCGGCACTTCAAGCCGCTGCTGGTGAACACGGTGGTGGGTTTCATCGGGCCGGAGTATTTGTACGACGGCAAGCAGATCATCCGCGCCGGGCTGGAAGACCACTTCTGCGGCAAGCTGCTGGGCGTGCCCATGGGCTGCGACGTCTGCTACACCAACCACGCCGAGGCCGACAGCGACGACATGGACGCGCTCATGACGCTGCTGGGCGCGGCGGGCTGCAGCTTCATCATGGGCATCCCGGGTTCGGACGACATCATGCTCAACTACCAGAGCACCTCGTTCCACGACGCCATGGTGCTGCGCGACCTGCTGGGCCTGCGCGCCTCGCCCGAGTTCGAAGCCTGGCTGCAGAAGATGGGCGTGTTCGAGCCCGGCGAAGGCTCGCGCCTCGCGCGTGAGTTGCCTGAGGCCTTTGCGCCGGTGCTGGCGCGGCTGGGGGTGCAATGAACGAAGACGCCAAACTGATCAACCCCGACGAAGTGCCGAGCGTCACGCCCGCCGGCTGGGGCACGCTGCGCCGCTTCACCGACGCGCGCATCGCGCTCGGCCGTGCCGGCCACAGCCAGCCCACCGCGCCCCACCTCGCCTTCCAGCTCGCGCACGCCCAGGCCCGCGACGCCGTGCACCTGCCCTTCGACGCACACGGCGTGGCGGCGGGCGTGCAGGCGCTGGGACTGGCCGTGATGCACCTGCACAGCGCGGCGGCGGACCGCGCCACCTACCTGCAGCGCCCCGACCTCGGGCGACGCCTCGACGACGCGTCCCGCGCGCTGCTGCAACAGCGACCGACCGAGCCCGTCGACCTTGCCTTCGTGGTCGGCGACGGCCTCTCGGCACTCGCCATCCACCAGAACGCCGTGCCCTTCATCGAGGCCACGCTGGCGCGGCTGCAGGCCGACGCCCATCCGTGGACCGTTGGCCCCGTCGCCATCGTCGAACAGGCGCGCGTGGCCGTGGGCGACGAAACCGGCGCGGGCCTCAGGGCGCGCTGCGTGGTGGTGCTGATCGGCGAACGCCCGGGCCTGAGTTCACCCGACAGCATGGGCCTGTACCTGACCTGGGCCCCGCAGCCGGGCCTGACCGACGCGAACCGCAACTGCATCTCCAACGTGCGCCCGGCAGGCCTGGCCATCGAGGCCGCCGCCAACAAGCTGGTGCACCTGCTCGCGGCCGCGCGGCAGGGGCAGATCAGCGGCGTGGGCCTGAAGGACGATGCCGACGACCATCCTTCCGCGCTCGGCGGCGGCCACGACCCGTCGCACAACTTCCTGCTCGGGCACTGAGGCGCAGCAAAACCTCCCTCGCATGGAGGATGCGTTCCCTCCCTTTGTTGATGCGCGCCCGCGCCGCGCTTCCTAGCATGGCCGCTCCACGGCACACCGCCGCCTTCAGGAGTTCACCATGGGCACCGACATCTCCAGCGTCGTCGACAAGGCCTTGTTGTCCGACGCGTGGGCCTTGAAGCTGCGCGAGCAGCACCTGCTCGGCCCGCACATCCTGGGCATCGAAGTGACGCAGGGCATCCAGTACTTCCGTGCGTCGCGCCACCTGACCGACCCCGCCGACCGCGGCCCCAACAACGCCCTGCGGCTGGTGGCCTACAAGACCGCCTGGGTGCGGGTGTATGTGCGCGCCGGCTGGGGCGGAGCGGTGAACCTGACCGGCCACCTGCAGGTGAGCGCGATCCGCAGCAAGCGCTGGCTGCCGGTGTGGACCGACGTCGGCACGCTGGCGCCCCAGACGCCCGGCACCGTGACGGCGCAGTCGCTGCCCGACTACGCCACCGAGCGCGGCACCATCACCGCCACGCTCAACTTCATCGTGCCGGCCGAAGACATGGCCGGCACGATGAGTTTCAAGGCCAACATCTGGCGCGCCGACGACGCCACCGAGGCCATCGTGGACAGCGAAACGGTGGAGGCCGACGTCTCGCTGCTGCAGACCTTGCGCGTGCGCGGCCTGATGGTGGCCTACAACGGCCCCAACGCGGCCGGCAACGGCACGCTCAGCATCGCCGCGCCCACGGTGGGCGAGCTGCAGACCACCGCCGCGTGGTCACACACCATCTTCCCGGTGCAGGCCGACGGCGTGTTTTCGAGCGCGGGCACCGTGACCCTCACCGTGCCGCTCACCGGGTCGCCGCCGAACCCGGGCGGTTGTTCGGCGGGCTGGATCACGCTCAACGGACAGCTCGCGGCGGCCAAGGCCAACGACGGCAACCGCACCGACGTCGTGTACTACGGCCTGCTGCCCAACGGCGTGCCCATGGGCCCGGTGATCGGCTGCGCGAGCAACGGCGTGACCTCGGGCGGGGTCAACAACGGCACCACGATGGCGCACGAACTCGGCCATTTCGCGGGCCTGCCCCACGCGCCCTGCGGCACGCCCGGCAACGCCGCCTACCCGGCCTACGAACCCTACGACCCGGCCGGCACCCCGACGGCGTCCATCGGCGAGTACGGGCTCGACATCAACAACGGCGCGATCCACCGTCCCGACGAGAAGGACTTCATGTCCTACTGCGGCCCCCGGTGGACCTCGATCTTCACCCACCAGGTGCTGATCGACAACGCGATCTTCGCCCCCACGTCGGTCCATCCCCGCTTCCGCATCCCCGAGCTCTACGACCCGTGGCTGTGGCCCTGGGAGTACATCCCCGACCCGGCCCCGGAGCCCTGGGAACGCTGGAAAGACCGCATCGAGGAGCTGCGCATGCGCCCCGTCATCACCCTGATCGGCACCTTCGAGCGCGACGCCTCGATCACCATGCAGCACGTGATGCGCGTGAACGCGCAGTCCGCCATCACCACCGGCGTGCCCACCCAGATGGTGGCCGAGCTGGTGGGCGCGGACGGCGGGGTGCTGGCGAGCGCACCGGTGATGCGCATCCCCGCCGACGCCCACGGCGGTGGCTGCGGGTGCGGTGGCGGCTGTGGCTGCGGCGACGGGGAGCCGCCGGTGTTCGGCTTCCAGGCCATGGTGCCCGACGTGGGCCGTGGCGCAGCGCTGCGCATCGTTCATGTCGGCGCACTGGACAACACGGACGGCAAGTTGCAGCGCCCGCTCACCGTGGCCTGGGAACGCAAGGCCGCCGGCAGGGCGGTCAAGCTGGGCGAGATCGGCGCGAAAGCCGGCCCGCGCGGTGTGACGCTCACCTGGAAGACCGACGGCGCGGGCGCCGACGGTGCGGCGGTGAGCTGCTCGGTGCAGTTCAGCAAGGACGGCGGGCGTTCGTGGAACGGCTGCGCCGTGGGCATCACCGAGGGCAAGGTGCAGATCCCGGCCGACGCGCTGCCGAGCGGCAAGGTCCAGTTCCGGGTGCTCGCGCACGACGGTTTTGACACGGCGGTGCGCACCTCGGACGCGGTGGAGATCGCGGCACGCGCCCCCAACGTGTCCATCATGAACCCCAGCGTCGGCGTGCGCATCGAAACCGCCACGCCGATGCGCCTCTGGGCCCACGCGCAGAGCGGTTCGGGCGAACGGATTCACAGCGAGGCCTTCGAGTGGCGGCTGGACGGCGAGACAGCGGGGGTCGGGCGCGAGCTGTGGATCATCGCGCCCAAGCCCGGGACCCACGAGGTGACGGTGGTGGTCACCGACGGCCGCCACAAAGGCGAAGCCCGCACCGCCTTCACCACCTTCGGCCCCGACCGCGACACACCGCCCCCCCGCAAACCCGGCCCACGCGGCCGTTGACGCCACCCTCGCGCGCGCCCCGCGAAGGCCAAGCCCACGGGCGCGCGCGGGGGCGCCAGTTCTGGCATTCTTGGGGCCCCTCAACGGATGGAGATCCTGAATGTCGCTTCTCGGAAAAGCCTGCCTGGCCATGTGGTGGGACATGGCCCCGGACATGCGGGCCGAGTTTGAACACTGGCACTCGCACGAACATTTTCCCGAACGCCTGGCGATCCCCGGCTTTCAGCGCGCCACGCGCTTCACCAGCGCCGACGGCGGCGAAGGCGTCTTCGTGATGTACGAGCTGGAGGCCCACGAGGTGGTGTCCTCGCCCGGCTACCTGGCCTCGCTGAACGCGCCCTCGCCCTGGTCCACCCAAATGATGCCGCACCACCGGAACATGGTGCGCTCCCAGTGCCAGGTGCTGGCGAGCCGGGGCGCGGGCGTGGCCCGGCAGGTGCTCACGCTGCGGCTCTCGCCCGCCAGTGGACGGGCCGGCGAACTCCAGGCCTCGCTGGCCGCGCGCATGCCCGGCTGGGCAGGGCAGCCGGGTCTCGCGGGCGTGCACCTGCTGCGGCACCAGCCCCCGGCCATCGCGCAGACCACCGAGCAGAAAATCCGCGGCGGTGACCAGGCGGCCGACTGGGTGCTGGTGGTCTGTGGCTACGACGCGGCGGCGCTGGAGACCTGGGCGCAGACGGCGGTGTCGGAATCGGCGCTGGTCGCGCTGGGCGCCCGCCCGGGGCAGGTGCGGGGGCGTTACGCGCTCTCGCTCTCGGCCACCCCGGCCGACATGCGCTGACCACCGTGCGGCGTTCAGCCGCCGACCGCCTGGCTGAGGGCCAGCCTCAGTCTTGATGGAGCCGGGCGCTGCGCAGCCGCAGGGCGTTGCCGATCACCGAGGCCGAGCTGAGGCTCATGGCCAGCGCCGCCACCATGGGCGACAGCAGCCAGCCGGTGAAGGGGTACAGCAGGCCCGCGGCCAGCGGGATGCCCAGCGCGTTGTAAGCGAACGCGAACACCAGGTTCTGTTTCATGTTGGCCACGGTGGCCATGGACAGCGCGCGCGCCGTGGCGATGCCGCGCAGGTCGCCTTTGACCAGGGTGAGCTGGGCGCTGTTCATGGCCACGTCGGTGCCGGTGCCCATGGCGATGCCGACATCGGCGCGCGCCAGCGCCGGCGCGTCGTTGATGCCGTCGCCCGCCATCGCCACCACGCGGCCCTGCGCCTGGAGCGCTTCGACCAGCCGGAGCTTGTCGGCCGGCCTCACTTCGCCGTGGACCTCGTCGATGCCCAGGCGCTGGCCCACGGCGCGCGCGGTGGTCAGGCCGTCGCCGGTGGCCATGATCACGCGCAGGCCGGCCTGCCGCAGCGACGCCAGGGCCGCAGGCGTGGTGGCCTTCACCGGATCGGACACCGCCAGCAGCCCGGCCAGCCGCTCGTCCACCGCGAGGTACATGACGCTCGCGCCCTGCGCGCGCAGCGTTTCGGCTTGCGGGGCCAGCGGCGCCACGTCCACACCGCGCTGCTGCATCAGCGCGGTGTTGCCCAGGGCCAGCGACCGCCCGGCCACGACCCCCTGGACACCCACGCCGGAACCCGACTCGAACCGCGTCGGGGTGTCGAGCGCCAGGGCCTGTTCGCGCGCGGCGGCCACGATGGCCGCCGCCAGCGGGTGTTCGCTGCCCTGGTCCAGGCTGGCGGCCAGGCGCAACACCTCGTTGTCCGGGAACCCGCCGTGGCCGATCGCCCGCTCGAAGGTCGGCCGGCCTTCGGTCAGCGTGCCGGTCTTGTCCACGATCAGGGTGTCGACCTTGCGCAGGTTCTCGATGGCGGCGGCGTCGCGGAACAGCACGCCGTGCGTGGCGCCGCGCCCGCTGGCCACCATGATGGACATGGGCGTCGCCAGGCCGAGCGCACACGGGCAGGCAATGATCAGCACCGACACGGCGTTGATCAGCGCGTAGACCCAGCTGGGCTCCGGCCCGAACAGGCCCCAG
This window harbors:
- the tynA gene encoding primary-amine oxidase; the encoded protein is MTTRSLPLALSAVALAAAALWAPQALAHGGSAKMVPLKKAAKDFNATVHWDSYARLFTIARNSTLVRVKPGAKTAQVNGATLRLGVPVVMRQGQPYVSNDFFQQVLQSGLDKTFVVERKPNPLNPLTAAEIQATLEVLKASGQFKPGHRFTEIVLKAPPKDQVWAHALEGKPVQAPRQAAFVILDGRKLIEGTVDLATKKLTQWQSVEGAHGMVLIDDFAGVQAAIEGSPEYAKALALRGINDVKKVVATPLTVGYFDGKDGLKQEERLLKVVSYLDVGDNNYWAHPIENLVAVVDLEQKKVIKIEDAGVIPVPMKPTPYDGSAGPRSLPHKPLHITEPEGKNYTISGNTLNWRNWDFHIGLNSRTGLSLSTVTYNDKGTKRKVMYEGTLGGMIVPYGDPDVGWYFKAYLDSGEYGMGTLTSPIEPGKDAPMNAVYLDATIADSSGAPMVIPNAIAVFERYAGPEYKHQEMGKPNISAERRELVVRWISTVGNYDYMFDWVFAENGTIGINAGATGIEAVKGVKARTMSDASAAADTTYGTLIDHNIVGTTHQHIYNFRLDLDVDGEANSLTEMDPVVLPNTAGGPRTSTMQTTMRTVATEKQAAQKFDPATIRLLSNGSKTNKVGNPVSYQLIPYAGGTHPVAKGANFGKDEWIYNRLNFMDKQIWVTRYQVGEQFPEGRFPNRSSKDTGLGQFSADDQPIVNTDNVVWLTTGTTHVARAEEWPIMPTEWVNVLLKPWNFFNETPTLGLVQPAKSAK
- a CDS encoding glycine zipper 2TM domain-containing protein, which produces MDKSMMKGIAVGGLAMVVLGASGVTGYQALTKPKFADVVAVKAVRDTVVTPQERCGYVQTQRQAPVKDQQRIAGTVIGGVAGGLLGSQIGGGNGKKVATVAGAVAGGYAGNQVQKNLQEKDVVTTSERRCRTVNLKSQKLVGYDVTYRLDGRDGTVRTSFKPGNTLPVKDGQVVTTPPTDLRS
- a CDS encoding helix-turn-helix domain-containing protein, translating into MPPIPVQRAPRPGAALGGVTHSRYGDIDEQAAALTGWHQRYLQLSRGRFDGTVQRLQLDGVGLFIEDLHQSVHQTGWVRPDVFAIGVPLAVEGDARFCGLAASSDTLHVFSGGSGFEFRSPQRHVMIGIEMDRPLYEAHVAPAAGEHATAGLHHADPAVLGELRGFLVDLFQSAGPVAESQGEGHAPLRKQVRTQLLDRIALAMAPREAATAERHARATSGQSALVVRATEYVASRLGDPPSVGELCEVLGVSRRTLQSAFQVCWGMGPLAWLTTLRLNAVRRRLKSAASVTDAATEFGFWHFGHFAGDYQALFGECPSHTLRRHRHSGGH
- a CDS encoding amino acid permease, with protein sequence MSSEPLAHHDEDLKVLHSMGYAQELARNMKGFQNFAISFSIICILSGGINSLGQGIGGVGGAAIGIGWLLGCGVSFIFALGMAQIGSAYPTAGGLYHWSSILGGRGYGWLTAWLNLLGLVTVLGAINVGTYNFFIGAFGPTLGLETSFGLQAAFVIGITVVQSIINHVGIRATARLTDLSGYLIFAVAVGLTLALLAYAPSWDFSRLWTFKNYSGPAGGDVWPATDSLLLLFGLGLLLPIYTITGFDASAHTAEETKNASRAVPRGIINSVIYSALFGWVMLSAFVLAIPDMDKAAASGWSVFFVTLDQVLPATLKQILYVLILVCQLICGLATVTSASRMIFAFARDGGLPASGALKKVHPGFRTPVAAIWTAAIISILFTLYTPAYATIVSVTVIFIFISYGLPVIAGLFAYGKSWTKMGPWDMGPAYRIVGVLAILAIALIFYLGVQPPNGAALGITLAFLALTAVVWFGFERRRFKGPPVGDEVVKRQAQIAAAEKALTAAS
- a CDS encoding ethanolamine ammonia-lyase subunit EutB, producing MSYTHTVNAQRHTFVDLRDLMARATPMRSGDRLAGVAAGSAAERMAAQMALAELPLRTFLNEAVVPYETDAVTRLIVDTHDAAAFAPVAHLTVGDFRNWLLSDAASSETLAALAPGLTPEMVAAVSKICRLQDLALIARKCRVVTRFRDTIGLQGRMATRLQPNHPTDAASGIAASLLDGLLHGSGDAVIGINPATDNVPQVVRLLQMLDGVISRYGIPTQSCVLTHVTNTIQAIERGAPVDLVFQSIGGTEGTNRSFGIDLAVIDEAREAALSLKRGSVFEDGTRGDNVMYFETGQGSALSAGANEGCDQQTIEARAYAVARHFKPLLVNTVVGFIGPEYLYDGKQIIRAGLEDHFCGKLLGVPMGCDVCYTNHAEADSDDMDALMTLLGAAGCSFIMGIPGSDDIMLNYQSTSFHDAMVLRDLLGLRASPEFEAWLQKMGVFEPGEGSRLARELPEAFAPVLARLGVQ
- the eutC gene encoding ethanolamine ammonia-lyase subunit EutC, whose translation is MNEDAKLINPDEVPSVTPAGWGTLRRFTDARIALGRAGHSQPTAPHLAFQLAHAQARDAVHLPFDAHGVAAGVQALGLAVMHLHSAAADRATYLQRPDLGRRLDDASRALLQQRPTEPVDLAFVVGDGLSALAIHQNAVPFIEATLARLQADAHPWTVGPVAIVEQARVAVGDETGAGLRARCVVVLIGERPGLSSPDSMGLYLTWAPQPGLTDANRNCISNVRPAGLAIEAAANKLVHLLAAARQGQISGVGLKDDADDHPSALGGGHDPSHNFLLGH
- a CDS encoding DUF4286 family protein; translated protein: MSLLGKACLAMWWDMAPDMRAEFEHWHSHEHFPERLAIPGFQRATRFTSADGGEGVFVMYELEAHEVVSSPGYLASLNAPSPWSTQMMPHHRNMVRSQCQVLASRGAGVARQVLTLRLSPASGRAGELQASLAARMPGWAGQPGLAGVHLLRHQPPAIAQTTEQKIRGGDQAADWVLVVCGYDAAALETWAQTAVSESALVALGARPGQVRGRYALSLSATPADMR